The proteins below come from a single Cottoperca gobio chromosome 11, fCotGob3.1, whole genome shotgun sequence genomic window:
- the dazl gene encoding deleted in azoospermia-like isoform X1 produces MDIHKPRSSSQTSPSKLSNGYILPKGKLTPNAVFVGGIDMKVDENEMRDFFARYGAVKEVKIITYHGGICKGYGFVYFNEDVNIQTIIEQQISFKGRKLKLGPAIMKERSSRSTPSRLVGPAPWMSPTQYFYCSCCSPMGGGIAQPSPIISGGSPYNQPYSYSNFGGVMIPQMPMNYAQNAYAYQYTPPHWMADQTTQPVNQSFVDCGVQTMMTVL; encoded by the exons ATG GATATCCACAAGCCCAGAAGCAGCAGCCAGACTTCTCCATCCAAGTTGTCAAATGGCTACATTCTCCCGAAGGGCAAGCTGACTCCCAACGCCGTGTTTGTTGGTGGAATTGACATGAAG GTGGATGAAAATGAAATGCGTGACTTCTTTGCAAGATATGGTGCTGTGAAGGAAGTAAAAATTATCACATACCATGGAGGGATCTGCAAAGG GTACGGGTTTGTGTACTTCAATGAAGATGTCAACATTCAGACAATCATTGAA CAACAGATTAGTTTTAAGGGCCGGAAACTCAAGCTGGGCCCTGCCATCATGAAAGAGAGGAGCTCCC GGTCCACGCCATCCCGTCTTGTTGGCCCGGCTCCCTGGATGAGCCCCACTCAGTACTTCTactgctcctgctgctcacCCATGGGAGGGGGTATTGCACAACCATCGCCCATCATCAGTGGAGGCAGCCCGTACAATCAg CCGTACTCCTACTCCAACTTTGGAGGGGTCATGATTCCACAGATGCCAATGAACTACGCACAGAACGCCTACGCCtaccag TACACTCCCCCTCACTGGATGGCAGACCAGACGACACAGCCTGTCAATCAG AGCTTTGTGGACTGCGGAGTCCAGACTATGATGACTGTGCTGTAG
- the dazl gene encoding deleted in azoospermia-like isoform X2, translating to MDIHKPRSSSQTSPSKLSNGYILPKGKLTPNAVFVGGIDMKVDENEMRDFFARYGAVKEVKIITYHGGICKGYGFVYFNEDVNIQTIIEQQISFKGRKLKLGPAIMKERSSRSTPSRLVGPAPWMSPTQYFYCSCCSPMGGGIAQPSPIISGGSPYNQPYSYSNFGGVMIPQMPMNYAQNAYAYQSFVDCGVQTMMTVL from the exons ATG GATATCCACAAGCCCAGAAGCAGCAGCCAGACTTCTCCATCCAAGTTGTCAAATGGCTACATTCTCCCGAAGGGCAAGCTGACTCCCAACGCCGTGTTTGTTGGTGGAATTGACATGAAG GTGGATGAAAATGAAATGCGTGACTTCTTTGCAAGATATGGTGCTGTGAAGGAAGTAAAAATTATCACATACCATGGAGGGATCTGCAAAGG GTACGGGTTTGTGTACTTCAATGAAGATGTCAACATTCAGACAATCATTGAA CAACAGATTAGTTTTAAGGGCCGGAAACTCAAGCTGGGCCCTGCCATCATGAAAGAGAGGAGCTCCC GGTCCACGCCATCCCGTCTTGTTGGCCCGGCTCCCTGGATGAGCCCCACTCAGTACTTCTactgctcctgctgctcacCCATGGGAGGGGGTATTGCACAACCATCGCCCATCATCAGTGGAGGCAGCCCGTACAATCAg CCGTACTCCTACTCCAACTTTGGAGGGGTCATGATTCCACAGATGCCAATGAACTACGCACAGAACGCCTACGCCtaccag AGCTTTGTGGACTGCGGAGTCCAGACTATGATGACTGTGCTGTAG